Proteins encoded within one genomic window of Roseofilum reptotaenium CS-1145:
- a CDS encoding DUF3143 domain-containing protein, with product MSLPTSDTPLYNHPLPQIEQWLSQLGGQQDREELHCWRLKHDSWIAQIYLETEQLIVCYLNAASDGSNIQRAFKYSLSRQDIQDAVLDGP from the coding sequence ATGTCCCTCCCTACTTCCGACACTCCCCTATACAACCATCCCCTTCCACAAATTGAACAATGGTTATCTCAACTTGGCGGTCAACAAGACAGGGAAGAACTCCATTGTTGGCGGTTAAAACATGACAGTTGGATCGCACAAATTTATTTAGAAACCGAACAGTTAATTGTTTGTTACTTAAACGCAGCCAGTGATGGCAGTAATATCCAACGAGCGTTTAAATATTCCCTGAGTCGTCAAGATATCCAAGATGCCGTTTTAGATGGCCCGTAG